In Mycolicibacterium nivoides, the DNA window CCGTAGAACAAACCGCCGCCGACTGGTGCGCGATGGGCGCCGACGTAACCCTGTGGGCCAATGAACAGCCACCGCTGTTCAATAAACTGGACATCAATTCCATGCTGCCAGTCTTTGTCGACGGTGAGCGAAGCATGAGCTGGATCGCCGACCGGTTCAATGGGGCGCCCAGCTCTCCCAACTGCGGACAGATTCTGGCCTGACATGTGACGTTTGCCGCCATCCCGTTCCAAGCTCACCCGAGCACGTGATGGCCGCAGCGCAACCGCGCGAAAACAGTTTGCTGCGACGTTGGCCATACGCACAGCGAAAGGTACGCTGCGCGTATAGCCAAGACGTGGTCTAGGTCACATTTCTACAGTGAGTGCGGTGCCGTCAACCTGCCCAGCGTAGCCCGCTTGATTACCAAGCCAAGGCCCCACAACGAGGAAGCGACGTTCCGACATGGGTTACATCGTGCATACTCTCAGCACCCAGGATCTGGGCGCTAAGGAACGCAGCGACTGGTGGCGAGACCGCGTATCAGAGATTCACTGTCCGATGTCGTTCGCGCTGGCCGACGACTACTGCGGGCGGATCGAATATCAGCAGTCAGGCCGCTATCGACTGGTCCGCTGGTGGGGTGACACTGAAGCACTCACCCGAGATTCCACCCAGATCCGGCGATCTCCGCATGAATCTTACGAGTTGCTCATCCCAGTCCATGGCCACCTTCAGCTTGCCCAAGGTGACTGCGACATCGTGGCCGTTCCACACACGATGACCCTGACCTCGCTCGATGCCGCCATGGATATGCGACACGGCGACAACGTTTCGGCGGTCGCTCTTGTCATTCCACGAGATCACCTCGACTCTCGACTGGCCCGGCCGACCAACGATCGCCCGGTCTCTCTTGATGCGAGGCGTGGGCTCGGCCGTATCGTCGTCGATCAGCTACGTACGGTCCGTGGCGAGCGCGATCAGCTGGACAGCTTCCAGTTCGACGCAGTCATGGACCGGATCGTCGACCTCATCGCCATCGCCTACAACGATCTCAGCGCACCGCTGGACAGCGTTCCCAGCGACGCATTAGTGGATTCAATCCGCCGCTACGTGCGTAGCAACGCCCACGATCAGGCACTGACCGGCACAGGCATTGCCGCGGGCCTGGGTTGGTCATTGCGCCACATTCAGAACCAGCTGCAACGCGTGGGCACGACACCCTCGGATCTGATCCGCGAGGAGCGGCTCGCGCTCGCTCGACTGCGTCTCCAAGATCCCGGTTGGCGGGCACAGAGCATCACCCAGATCGCCTTCTCTTCGGGATTCGGCGACCTGAGCACCTTCAGCAACGCCTATCACCGTAGCTTCGGCGAACGGCCATCAGACACGCGCGCATCTCGCTGAGATTCACCGCCAAAATCCGTTAACTGCCGCGCGCACAACAACTTCCGTGCGCAAGACTCCAAGCCGTACGCCCGATCGTCTCTTAGCGTCGAAGCATGGAACTTGAGACCCACCCCCTCGCCGGTCACGACACCCTGTTCTCTGTGAGCGGCCGCACGGCCGTAGTAACCGGAGGATCCCGAGGAATCGGCGCCATGATCGCCCGCGGGCTGGTTACCGATGGAGCGGACGTTATCGTCACGAGCCGAAAAGTCGAACAATGCCGCGCCACAGCCCACCAGATCAACAGCGAGGCAGAGACTCTCGGTAGCTCAGGTCGCTGCAGCTACATCAGTGCCGATCTAGCAACGCCGACCGGCGTCGAACATCTCGTCAAATCGGTCAACGATCGCCACGAGCACATCGACATCCTGGTCAACAATGCCGGCACCACGTGGGGAGCACCCCTGGAGGACTATCCAATCGCCGGTTGGAGCAAGGTCCTCAACACCAACCTTGTCTCCCCATTCGGCATCATCGTCGGACTACTCCCGCTGCTTCGCACTGGCGCCAGCCCACAGCGTCCCGCCCGAATCATCAACATCGGCAGCGTCGACGGGCTGGTCGCACCGCGGTGGGAAAACTATTCCTACAGCGCCAGCAAGGCGGGCTTGCATATGCTCACCCGCCATCTCGCCGGCCGCCTGGCACCCGACAGCATCACAGTCAACGCCATCGCCCCTGGCCCGTTCCTCACCGACATGCTCAGCCACGTCGCCGCCGACCCCGCGCAGGAAGACGAACTGCTCAACACTGTCCCCCTAGGACGCTACGGCCAAGCCGACGACATCGTCGGCGCAGTCAGATTCCTCTCCTCAACAGCCGGTGCGTTCGTCACCGCAGCCGTACTTCCGGTCGACGGGGGATTCAGCGGCGCCACGAACTGAATCTCTCATCCGACAACACCACCAACAACACCACAGGAGTACCCCCATGCCCGAAGCCGTCATCGTCTCCACTGCGCGAACCCCGATCGGCCGCGCAGTCAAAGGGTCTCTCAAAGACCTTCGCGCCGACGACCTCGCCGCACACGCCGTGCTCGCCGCACTGGCCAAAGTTCCCGAACTCGATCCGAACCAGATCGATGACCTGATGCTCGGTGTAGGCCAACCTGCGGGCGAATCCGGAAACAACCTGGGGCGAGCGGTAGCTGTCTTGGCGGGCCTCGACCACCTTCCTGGTGTCACCGTCAATCGGTACTGTTCAAGCAGCTTGCAGACAACTCGTATGGCGCTGCACGCCATCCGGTCTGGCGAAGGTGACGTGTTCGTCTCTGCTGGCGTGGAGACCGTCAGCCGATACTTCAACGGCGCCTCGGACAACCCCGAAGGGCAGAATCCCATCTTTGCCGAAGCGCAGTCCCGCACCGCCGCGCGGGCAAAAGACAACCACGGCTGGACTGATCCACGAGCCGAAGGGCGGCTACCAGATCTCTACATCGCGATGGGGCAAACCGCCGAGAACGTAGCCGACCTCAAAAGAGTCAGCCGTGCCGATCAGGACGCCTTCGCTGTGCGCAGCCAGAATCGCGCCGAAGCGGCCACCCAGTACGGTTTTTGGGGCCGCGACATCGCTCCCGTGCGTCTACCCGATGGGAGCTATGTGAGCACCGACGACTGTCCGCGGACCGATGTCACCATCGAAGCCGTCTCCGCGCTGCCACCCGTTTTCAGGACAAATGGAACCGTAACCGCCGGCAACAGCTGCCCACTCAACGACGGTGCGGCCGCACTCGTGGTGATGTCTGACTCCAGGGCAGCCGAACTCGGCATCACCCCACTCGCGCGCATCGTCAGCACGGGCGTCACCGGATTGTCACCAGAAATCATGGGGCTCGGGCCTGTCGAGGCGAGCAAGCAGGCATTGCAGCGAGCCAACCTTGACATCGGCGACATCGACCTGGTCGAGATCAACGAGGCTTTCGCAGCCCAAGTCATCCCTTCCATGCGAGAGCTAGGCGCGGACGAAGACAAGGTCAACATCAACGGCGGCGCCATCGCACTCGGCCATCCGTTCGGCATGACCGGGGCCCGGATCACCAGCACGCTGATCAACTCGATGATGTTCCATGACAAGCAATTCGGACTAGAAACCATGTGCGTCGGAGGTGGCCAAGGGATGGCGATGATTCTCGAACGCCTGTCGTAACAGGCGCCAGGTTGGTGGCGACACCAAACTCAGCGATCCATCCGACGTCACTCCTCGGATTGTGGCTCTCACACCCCGCGTTGCCCAGCGCAGTGTCGTCATCAAGCCACCTACCGAAAACCCGTACACCGCATCCAAGCACGACTCGCCGCACAACCCCGCTCAACTCATAAGTCGGGTGATGGCGTCCCAGTACGTCTGGCGCTCCTCAGCACGCACGCTCGGGGCGAATGCGACGACTACGGTCATCACCTGGCGCATGCTGTGATCTGCCGCGTATATCTGAGCCGC includes these proteins:
- a CDS encoding AraC family transcriptional regulator; protein product: MGYIVHTLSTQDLGAKERSDWWRDRVSEIHCPMSFALADDYCGRIEYQQSGRYRLVRWWGDTEALTRDSTQIRRSPHESYELLIPVHGHLQLAQGDCDIVAVPHTMTLTSLDAAMDMRHGDNVSAVALVIPRDHLDSRLARPTNDRPVSLDARRGLGRIVVDQLRTVRGERDQLDSFQFDAVMDRIVDLIAIAYNDLSAPLDSVPSDALVDSIRRYVRSNAHDQALTGTGIAAGLGWSLRHIQNQLQRVGTTPSDLIREERLALARLRLQDPGWRAQSITQIAFSSGFGDLSTFSNAYHRSFGERPSDTRASR
- a CDS encoding SDR family oxidoreductase, producing the protein MELETHPLAGHDTLFSVSGRTAVVTGGSRGIGAMIARGLVTDGADVIVTSRKVEQCRATAHQINSEAETLGSSGRCSYISADLATPTGVEHLVKSVNDRHEHIDILVNNAGTTWGAPLEDYPIAGWSKVLNTNLVSPFGIIVGLLPLLRTGASPQRPARIINIGSVDGLVAPRWENYSYSASKAGLHMLTRHLAGRLAPDSITVNAIAPGPFLTDMLSHVAADPAQEDELLNTVPLGRYGQADDIVGAVRFLSSTAGAFVTAAVLPVDGGFSGATN
- a CDS encoding acetyl-CoA C-acetyltransferase, whose product is MPEAVIVSTARTPIGRAVKGSLKDLRADDLAAHAVLAALAKVPELDPNQIDDLMLGVGQPAGESGNNLGRAVAVLAGLDHLPGVTVNRYCSSSLQTTRMALHAIRSGEGDVFVSAGVETVSRYFNGASDNPEGQNPIFAEAQSRTAARAKDNHGWTDPRAEGRLPDLYIAMGQTAENVADLKRVSRADQDAFAVRSQNRAEAATQYGFWGRDIAPVRLPDGSYVSTDDCPRTDVTIEAVSALPPVFRTNGTVTAGNSCPLNDGAAALVVMSDSRAAELGITPLARIVSTGVTGLSPEIMGLGPVEASKQALQRANLDIGDIDLVEINEAFAAQVIPSMRELGADEDKVNINGGAIALGHPFGMTGARITSTLINSMMFHDKQFGLETMCVGGGQGMAMILERLS